Sequence from the Gemmatimonadaceae bacterium genome:
CGCGGCAAGCGCCAGCGGCTGCGTGATGCGGGCTACGCGTGCAACGCGGGCATCGAGTGCAATGCGTGGAGTACGGAACGACATGGCGGTGTCAGATCGGGACGAATCGCGAAGGTGGCGTCCGCGAGGGACGACGACGGAAGTGGCTACGGTTCCAACGCGGGCGAGGAAGGGAGTGTTGGGGCCAACGGAATCAACGTCACTGAACGCTCTCCCATCCCGAGCCGTGGCGCGGGAAGAGAAGTGACGGAGCACCGGCGTTGGACGCAAGGACGTTCGACGTTAACGTTGCGCCCCAGAATCGCCGCGCTCCAGCGGCATCGCCGCGCTCCAGCGGTATCGCCGCGCTCCGGCGGCATCGCCGCGCCTCGACGCCTCGCACTGTCGCCATGCACACGCACTCATTCGTTCGCAATGCGCTGACTTCGGTCGCCCTCGTCGCCACGGCGTCGGTGCTGCCGGCGCGACACGCCGAGGCACAGGTCGCACCTGTCCCGCCCCCTGCACCGCCGGCGCGACCGATGCGACTCCTGACCGATCTCGCCTTCGACGGCCGCGGCGGGGTGATCACACGGCGCACGGTGACGATCGCGAACGGCCGCATCGCTGCAATCGATAGCGCATCGCCGGACGCGGGTGCGGCGGTTACGCAGGAAGCATCGGACACGGCGACGACGATCGACCTGCGCGGGTACACGGTCATGCCCGGGTGGATCGACACGCATGTCCACCTCGATTCGCACTTCGATCGCAGCGGTCGCATCGCAACCGAGACCGAGCCCGCAGCCGAGTGGGCGTTGGGGATCGCGCTCGCCGGGTGGGAGACGTTGCTCGGCGGCTTCACGACCGTGCAGACGGTCGGCGACCCGAGCGAGGGCGCGGTGCGGGACATCGTGCGCGACCACGGCTTCCGGGTCCGCGCATCCTCAGCTCGTTCGCCCCCATCGTCGGGAAGGGTGACAGCACGGGGAGCGACGAGCGGTTGCGCGCGATGGTGCGCGAGCGCAAGGAGCAGGGGGCCGACCTGGTGAAGATCTTCGCCTCCACGTCGCAGCGCGTGGGGGCGCGCCCCACGCTCACGCAGGCGCAGCTGGCGGTGCTGTGCGGGGAGGCCAGGTCGTTAGGCATGCGCACCATGGTGCACGCCTACCGATCGCAGGTGGCGGCGGCCGCACTCGCCGGCTGCACGCAGGTGGAGCACATGACCTACGCCACGCGGGAGGAGATCGCGACGGCGGCCAAGGCGGGCGCCTATCTCAGTCCGCAGGTGGGGCTGGTCGTGCAGAACTACCTGGCCAACAAGGCGCGCTACCTGGGCGTGGGGAACTACACGGAGGAAGGGATGGCGACGATGGGGCGCGACCAGCCACTCGACTTCGAGGTCTGCCGGTACGCAATGGCGGCACCGGGTGCACAGGTCGTCTTCTCGACCGACGCCACGGCGGGGGCCCACGGGCGCAACGCGGACGAATTCATTGGCCGCATCGAGCACTGCGCGCAGGCGCCGATGGCGGCGCTCGTGTCGGCGCAGTCGCTGGCTGCGAGGGCCATCGGCATGGGCGACCGGATCGGGACGCTCGCCGCAGGATACGACGCCGACGTCATCGCGCTGGACGGCGATCCGCGAAGCGATCCCACCGCGGTGCGGCGCGTGGTCTTCGTGATGCGGGGCGGGGTGATATACAAGTGGTCCGGGCTAGCGGCGGGGCGGCGCCGGTAGCGGCGTCCCCTGTGGCGCGGCCTGCCCGTCATGACGGGGCTCGCTGGCGCCGAAGTTCACGCCGCCGGGAGTTCGGAGCACCGCCTGCCCCCAGCCAAAGACGCTCGACCGCGGCCCCACATCGCGCACATCGTGCCCCATGGCCTTGAGCTCGGCGCGCACGCTGGCGGGAACGAGCGTCTCCACGTTCACGTCGCACCCCTCGAACGAGGACTTGGAGAATCGCCCAGCCTCCAGCGCCTGCTGTATGGTCATCCCGTGGTCGGCGATGTTGGAGACGAACTGCGCGTGCGCCTGCGACTGGTTCCACCCGCCCATGATGCCGAAGCCGATGCGCACGCCATCCTTCTCCATGAAGCCGGGGATGATCGTGTGCAACGGGCGCTTGCGCGGCGCGAGGACGTTCACCGCATTCGCGTCGAGGGAGAAGAGCGAACCACGGTTGTGCAGCAGGACGCCGGTGCCCGGCGCGGTGAGGCCCGAGCCAAACTCGGAATAGATGGACTGGATGAGCGAGACGATGTTCCCGTCCTTGTCCACGACCGTCAGGTAGATCGTCTCGCTCCCCTTCACGCCGCTCACCGATGCGTACTGGGCCGGTGGCACGTCGCAGGTTGCCCGTGCCGGGTTGATCGCCTTCGCACGCTCGGCGGCCTTTGCCTTGTCGAGCATGGCCCTGGCCGGCACGGTGGTGAAGTGCGGGTCCGCGGTGTACCTGAGCATGTCGGCGTAGGCCAGCTTCTTGGCCTCGATCATCGTGTGCAGCGCGCGCGTGCTGTGAAAGCCCCACGCCTGCATGGGGAACTGCTCCATGAGGTTGAGCATCATCAGCGCGGCGATTCCCTGTGTTGGCGCGGGGAGTTCGTACACCGTCCACCCGCGGTACGTGGTGCTGATCGGGTCCACCCAGTCGGGTTGCAGCTCGCGGAGGTCGTCGAGTTGCAGCGTCCCCCCTTCCTCCCGCGACAGGCGCACGATGGCCTCGGCCACGGGACCAGTGTAGAAGCCGTCGCGACCGCTGGCGGCGATGCGGCGCAGCGTGGCGGCAAGGTCGGGGTTGCGGAACACGTCGCCTTCCCGGGGCGCGCGCCCCCCATCGAGCAGGAAGGTGGCCCGGGTATACGGGTTGGCCGAGAGCTTGGCGACGGCGTTCCCCCACATGCGGGCCACCTGTTCGGTGACTGGGAAGCCATGCTCCGCGTAATGGATGGCCGGAGCGAGCAGCGCGGCGAAGCCTAACGTTCCGAAGCGATCATGCAGCGCCTGCCACCCCGCCACGGCGCCGGGAACGGTGACGGCATGGATCCCGTGCACGCGCGTTTCTCCCTTGGCGCGCAACATCGCCGCGTCGAGTCCGCGTGGCGACCACCCGGCGGCGTTGAGCCCGTGCAGCCGTCCCGTCTTCGCCTCGTAGACGATGGCGAAGAGGTCTCCGCCAATGCCATCGCCCGACGGCTCGGTGAGGGCAATGACGGCGTTGGCGGCGATGGCGGCGTCGATCGCGTTCCCTCCCTGCTCGAGGATCTGCGTCCCCGAGCGCGCCGCGAGCGGCGACGACGACGCCACGATGCCGAGCGTGGTCGTGACCATCGAGCGGCCGACGACCGGGAGCGGCGCCGCGGCAGTGGATTGCGCGTCCGATTGCGAAGGGAGCATGGCGAGGAAGGCGAGCGACGGGAGCGCGGCGCGACGGAGGGTCCGCGGCGTGACGCTGGACGAATCGAGGGGTGTCGGCATGGGGCGACATTCGACCGTGCGGCGTCGCTCGTCAAGGCGGCGTGATTCGCCTGCACGGCCGGGAAAGTGGCGCTGGCCTCCGCGCCTCGGGCTTGGTAGCGTTCGCGCGCCCAATCGCGACCTGGCCATCTTTCCGCCCATGTCCCGTCGTCCGGATCTCGACGCACTCCTCGTCCCGCCGCTCCGCACGCCGGGGCGCGCCGCGTACACCGCTGCTGAATGGCGCCTCATCGAGCGGCTGCGCACGCCTCGTCAGGTGCAACGTTACCTGCGCTCGCTGCCATACAATTGGGAACACACGCTGCGCAGCTTTCGCGGTTCGGTGGCGGTGGGGCGGGCCCACTGCCTGGAGGCGGTATTTTTTGCCGCCGCCATCCTGGAGCACCACGGCTATCCGCCGACCGTTCTCGACATCGAGTCGGATGACGGGCTCGATCATGTCCTCTTTCTCTTCCGGGAGGGTGGGAAGTGGGGGACGGTGGCGCGCTCGCGGGACTTCGGGTTGCACGGGCGCCCCGCGGTCTTTCGCACCATTCCCGCCCTCGTGTCTAGCTACATGGACCCGTACGTGGACGGGACTGGGCGCCTCAACGCGTGGGGCGTGGCCCACCTAGACCAGCTGACGAGGGCCGACTGGCGCCTAAGCGGCAAGAGCGTGCGACGGGTCGAGCGCGCCCTCATCGACATGCCGCATGCTCCGCTGGCGATGGGTGAACGGCGCTATCGGAGAGCGCTGCGCCGCTTCCAGGCGTTCAAGGCGAGTGGGCGGGCCATCACGCGGCGCTCCCAGCGCGCGCTGTACGGCGAGCAGGTCGACCGCTGGTGGTAGCGCGCCAGGGTGCGGCAGCGTGCGGCGAGGTGCAACGCGCACGCCCTGAGGGCGACGTCGTGTCGACGTCAAGTCCAGGAACAGAGACGTGAAGGCACCGTGAACGTGCCGCGTTGGTCGCTCCGCGTTTCTAATGAAATCGGGTCTTCCGCTTTCTTTGATCAGACCCAATCTTTGCAGCGCCTTCGGGGCGCGATGTCGACGGCACATCGCGTCTCTCTTCCTTCCCGCCGTCACGCTCCAAACCGACCGGCTCCCTGCCATCATCGGTTGGAGACTGCGACTGCTTCCGACCTTGACGGCTGTCCCTCCTGTTGGGGAGCGCCTGCCTCCCGAATCGAAATCGTGTTCATTCCTCGACCTCACGAGTGAGGGGATCTGGCACGCGTGTGCCACACCCGGCATTGCCATCACGCTACCAGTGGAGGAACAGGTACGACTGATCCTGCGCGATGGCGTCATGGTGGAGTGCAACGACGCCATGGCGCGCATGTGCGGACTCCGCAAGGGACCGCAGCTCACGGGGCTCAGGATCGGGCAGTTGATCGCGGAGGGAGATCCGCAGAACCAGGACTACCTGAGCGCGTTTGTGCGCAACGGCTATCGCCTGGAGGGACACGAGTCGATCGAGCGCACGGTCGACGGGACGCGGCGCATTGTCCTCAACTCGCTGGTGGGGATCGTGCGCGATGGGATGCTGGTCGAGGCGTGGGGCTCGCAGACGGACATCACCGAGCACAAGCGCGCCGAGGCGCAGGCCCGTCAGGCGCAGGCGATGGATGCGGTGAGCCGTCTCGCGGGGAGCGTCGCGCACGACTTCAACAACCTTCTCACGACGATCCTCACCTCGGTCGAACTTCTGCTCGACCAGTTCGACTCGGCATCGCCAGCGCGGAGCGACGCGGAGGAAATTCGTCGCTCGGCGCGGCGGGGGGCCGAGCTTACGCGACAGCTCCTCGCGCTGTCCCGCCAGCAGGTGCTCGCGCCGCGCCCGATCGACGTGCATGCACTGGTGCGACGCATCGAGGGCGACATTCGCAACGTCTTTGCCTCGACGGCGAAGGTCGACTTCACCTTCGGCGACGGACCGGGGATCGCGCACGTCGACATGGAGGAGTTGGAGCAGATGCTCGTCCACCTCGCGACGCACGCCGCCGAGGTGATCGGCGAGCGCGGCGCATTCGCGATGGACGTGCGTCGCGACCGCGTGGCCGAGGCGCGGGCCGCGCTCCCCGACCTCGTGGCACCTGGCGAGTACGTCGCCATCCGCCTGCAGCACTCCGGCGTGCAGCTCTCGTCGCAGATCGGGCCGTCGCTCCTCGAGCCATTCGCTGGCTCGGAGATTCCCTCGTTAGGCTCCGGGCTGGCGCTGGCGACCATGTACGGCTTCGTGCGGCAGAGCGGCGGGGCGGTGGTGCTCGAGCCTGCCCAGACCGGGGTCTCGCTCACCATCTACTTCCCGGCGTCGTCGCTCCCGACGCCGGCGATGCCGTCGCACCTGGCGAGCGACCGCAGCGGGCGGCGCACCGTACTTCTGGCGGAGGACGAGCCCACCGTCCGCCTGATGATGAAGCGCGTCCTCGAGCGCGCCGGCTTCTCCGTGATGCAGGCCAGCAACGGCGAGGAGGCGCTGGAAATCGCGCGCGCCTACGACTCGACGATCGACATCCTGGTCACCGACGTGATCATGCCCGGCATGGGAGGCGGCGAACTCTCGCGCGTCCTGCGCCGCGAACGCCCCGGGATCCGGATCCTCCACGTCTCCGGTTACACGGCGGGCGCGCTACGCCATCACGATGTACTGCAAGCGGGCGCCGCGTTCCTGCAGAAGCCGTTCTCGCCGCAGACTTTCTTGGCGAAGCTGCAGGAGATACTCGTCTGAGGACGAGAAGACGAGAGGACGAGAAGACGAGAAGACGAGAAGACGAGAAGCCTGCCCCAGCGAAAGCTGGGGACGAGGGGCCTGAGCCCATCGAAGGCGGGGGATGAGGTAGGGCATGGACTGAAGCTTGACACGGAGGTACGCGGAGGGGCACGGAGGAAGGTCGCGCCATGACAAACTCCTCCGTGCGCCTCCGTGCTCCCTCCGTGATCCTCCGTGTCGTGCTTTCTGTGTTGGGGGCTCCACTTCCCCTTGGCGTCGCGCGCAGGCCTCTCGCACCCCACCCCCTCGTCCCCAGCTTTCGCTGGGGCAGGCTTCTCGTCCTCTCGTCTTCTCGTCTTCTCGTCTTCTCGTCCTCTCGTCCTACGGTGTATACGTCGCCCGCCCAACCCCAGAGAGCGACGAGACGATGAGCAGTGCCCACTGCGGCCCCTTCCACCCCTCCTTGCCGTCGTCGTAGGACTCGGTGATCGCGTGCGCGCCGCTCCCGATGCCGCCGCCGGAGATGGTGATCGCGGGAATGCCGAGGCTCATCGGGATGTTGGCGTCGGTACTGCTGGCGCCCGTGCGCGAGGTGAAGCCGAGTGACTTGCCGGCGGCGAGCGCGGTGCGCGCGATGAAGGAGGTGTCGTTCACCTGCGCCGCCGGGCGGAACCCCATCTCGGTGATCTTGAGCGACACGCTGTCCTTCGATCCCGGCAGGCGCGCGTTCTCCTCGCGCAGCGCGGCGGCCAGCACCGCGCGGAACTTCGCATCCACCTTGGCCAACTCGTCCGGCGACTCGGAGCGCATGTCCACTTCCATCTGCCCCATCGGCGAGATGGTGTTGACCGACGTGCCGCCAGACACAATGCCGACGTTGAACGTCGTCTTGGGCGTCCTGGGAACCTGGAAGTCGGCCATCTTGGCAATCGCGCGACCCATCGCGTGAATCGGGCTGGGCATGCCGAACGCGCCATAGCTGTGCCCGCCCGGACCAACGAACTGCACGAGGTAGCGATTGCTTCCCACGCCGCCAGTGGTGAGGCCCAGGCCAATGCCGTCGACGGAGATGAAGTAGTCGATCTTCATCGGCGGCTTGCGGAACAGGTAGCGCATCCCGCGCAGGTTCCCCGGCCCCTCCTCGCCCACGTTGGCGATGAAGAGGATCGTCCCCGGCGTTTGCACCTTTTGCGCCTGCATGGCGCGCGCAACGGCGAGTACGGTCGCCAGCCCGCGGCAATCGTCGCCGATTCCCGGGGCCGTGTACTTCGAGCCGTCCTGCTTCACCTTCACGTCCGTCCCCTCGGGGAAGACGGTGTCGAGGTGACCGGCAATCGCCACGGTGGGGCCATTCCCCTGCCCTTTCCGCTCGGCGATCACGTTGCCGATCGAGTCGATCGTCACGCTGAGCCCTAACGCTTCGAAGCGTCGCTTCATCTCCAGCCCGCGCTTCTCCTCCTTGAACGGCGGGGCGGGGATCTCGCAGATCGAGACCTGTTGCTCGAGCGTCCACGCGTTGTCGCGCTGGATCTGCTCCATCGCCGCCTTCACGGCGGGGTGCGTGGTGGGAATCGCGGGCTGCTGCGCGATGAGCGGGAGCGCGGCGACGGCGAGGAGCGCGGTCGCGGCGGCGGTGGACGAGGCGTGCGTGCGAAACGACATGGCGTGCGAGATGGATCGTGGCTGGGGAGTGGAGCGGGACTCAGCGCGCGTCGAACACGTCGGCCATCGCGCCGGCGTCGAGACCGACGCCAAGGGCGAGCATGAGGAGGATGCGTGCCTTCTGCGGATTGAGGTCGGTGGCGCCGATCGTGGCGCCGATTGTGGCGCCGGTCGCGGCGTCGCGGCCCTGCGACGAAGCATCGCGCGAGCCGCTGCCCCGCCCCATTCCTACGCGCCCGCTCCCGGTACGGTTGGAGATCACGACCGTCACGCCGCGCTGAGTGGCGCGTTCGAGGGCGCGCGACATGGCCGGCGTCGCGCCACCGCGCCCCACGCCAGCCAGGACGAGCCCGCGCGCACCCGCATTCACGAGCGCGTCGACCTGCACCGAGTCGGCGCCGATGTACGCGTACACCACGTCGACCCTCGGAAACTCGCCAATCCGCTTGAGGTCGAAACGGGGGGCGGCACAGCGCCCCGAAGGCTGCGCTGGAGGAGGACGATGAAAAACGAGCGTGTCGGGATCGGCGAGCCCCAGGACGCCGGCATCGGGGGCGGTGAAGGCGTTGAGCCGCGTGGTGTTGCTCTTGGTCACGTCGCGAGCCGCGAAGATCTCGTCGTTCATGAGGACGAGCGTCCCCCGTCCGCGCGCGAGCGGGGCAACAGCGGTGCGAACGGCGTTGCGCAGGTTGGCCGGCCCATCGGCGCCCGCCCAGTTGGCCTGGCGCATGGCCCCGGTCAGGATCACGGGCTCGCACCCGCCCACCGTGAGGGAGAGGAAGTACGCCGTCTCCTCCATGGTGTCGGTGCCGTGCGTGATGACGTAGCCGGCGGGGGCGCCGTCGCCGGATTGCAGCTGCCGGATGCGCGCCGCCAGCGCGCGCCACATCGCCTGCGTCACGCTCCCCGAGGCCACGTTGCTGAACTGCTCCACCGTCACGGTGGCAAGGCGCCCCAGGTCGGGGATCGCATCGGCCAGCTCGCGCCCGCTGCGGCGCCCGCCGTCACCGATGTTGGAGATCGTCCCGCCCGTGGCGAGGACGTGGACGCGCGGCGGCGCGCCCTGCGCCCCCAGCGATGACGTCGCGGCGAGCGCGAGGGCCGGCAGGAGCGCTCGCGTCGCCGCCCGCGCCATGCCTAACGTCCCCCCGCCGGCACCGCCCCATAGATGCGGGCGGCCAGCGCGTCGTACAACGCCATCGACACCTTTCCCGGCTTCCCGTCGCCCACCGGCGCCCCGTCGATCGACACGATCGGCATCACGTCGGTCGTGGTCCCGGTGAGGAAGGCCTCTTGCAGCTGCGGGAGATGGTGGAGGTGGAACGGCGTCTCGTTCACCGCCATCCCCAGCTCGCGCGCCACCTCGAGCACGACGTCGCGCGTGATCCCCGGAAGGATCAGGTTGCTCGACGGATAGGTGCGCAGCTCACCGTCGATCACCCCGAACACGTTGGTGTGCGACCCCTCGGTGACGGCGCTCTCGCGCACGAAGATCGCCTCGAAGACGCCATGGTCGACCGCATGCTGCTTGGCCATGACGGCCGCCAGCAGGTTCACGGTCTTGATGTCGCAGCGCGACCAGCGGATGTCGGGATACGTCACCACCGCAATCCCGTTCGAGCGCTTCTCGGTGGGGAGCGAAAAGCGCTGCGCCGAGAGGAAGACGGTGCACGGCGTACCCGCCGGCGGAAAGTGATGCGTGCGCGGCGCCGCACCGCGCGTGATCTGCAGGTAGACGGTCCCTTCGCCCGACGTGATGTCGTTGCGCTTGAGCAGCTCGAGCGAGACGGCCTCGATCTCAGCGAGCGAGATGGACGGTTCGAGGCGCAGCTCGCGCAACCCGCGCGCCAGACGCGTCATGTGGCGCCCCGACTCGAACAGGCGACCATCGACGGCACGAGTCACCTCGTACACGCCGTCGCCAAAGAAGAAGCCGCGCTCGTCGACCGAGAGCTTGGCTTCGCCGCGGGGGAGGTACTCCCCGTTGAGGTACACGATGCTGGACATGGCTTCCCCTGTCGTGAAACGACCCGTGCCCTCCACTCGGGGGCACGGGTCGTTTTCTACGGCGGGGAGGGCGTCAAGTCAAGCCAAGTCCGCCGCGCATCGCGATCGTCACCGCCATGGTCGCCCGCACGGTCACGGAAGGCGCGCGATGAAGGCCATCCCGTCGGGGTTGTTCCCGGCGTTGATGGTGCGAGTCACCGATAGCGTCGCGAGATCGAGTTCGACGACCTCACCCAACGCCGCGGTCGCCACCCAGGCGCGCTTTCCGTTGGGGTCCATGAGGATGCCGAGCGGGACGGCGCTGTTCCCCATGTCGCCGAGCACCGCCTCGGCCTTCTTCTTGGACGGATCGAAGGGGATGGTGATGGTCGCGACCTGGGCGCGCCGGGCGACGTCGTACACGGTGATGGTCCCCGCCGCCGCATTGGAGACCAGCGCCCGCTTGCCGTCGAGGGTGAACTTGAGGCGGTTGGGGAAGCGCATCGTCGGCAGCGACCCTAACGAGTCCATCGTTGCGGCATCGAGGATGGTGAGGTAGTCGAGGTTGCGGTCGGCCGCCCACACCTCCTTCCCGTCGGGTGAGACGTCGATCGCCTCGGGTCCCTTCCCCGTCACCTTGACCCGCACGGTCTTCCCTGCCGCCAGGTCGACCTTGGACACGCTCCCCGACCCGATGTTCGCCGTATACGCGGTCCGCTCGTCGGGGGCCAGCGCGACCATGTGCGAGAGGTTCTGCTCGGTGGGAATCGCCGTGGCGACGGTCCCGGCCGCGACGTCGACGACCAGCAGCGCCTTTCCCAGCTCCGAGGTGACGAGGACGCGCCGCCCATCCTTCAGCCAAACGATCCCGTGCGGGCGGCGCCAGTCGCCCAGGGAGATCGTGCGCGGCGCCGCCTTCCCCGCCAGGTCGAGGACGGTGAGCGAGTTGCCCGGCCCCTGATTCCCGTAGTTTGTCACCACCGCCGTCGCCCCGTCGGGCGAGACCGCCACCTCGTGCGGGCCATCGCCCGTGGGGAAGGTGCGCACGATTGTGGCCGTCGCGAGGTCGACGATCGAAGCCTTCGCGTCGCTCTTGTTGAGGACGATCAGCGCCGGTCGCGCCGGCTGCGCCGGGAGCAGCGCCGCCAAGAAGGTCGACGCGGCGATCGCGCCGGCCAGGGCAAGCGCCGCGACAACGGCACGCGTTGATAAGAGACTGACGCGCATCTTGGCAGGGGGCGGTATGGGGGGGGGGCGAAGCTGCGACCGGCAGGGTGCAGGTGCGACGACGTCGTCCGGCCCAGACGCTAACGCCACGCGCGCCGGGGTGCCAACGCGACGGTGACCAGTCGTTTCCCGGAGGCCGCGGGCCTAGCGCAAGAGCGTCGGGCGCGCGAGGCCGTCGCTTTCGTCGCGGAAGAAGGGGAGGCTCCCCCACTGCACGAGGGCAATGCCGGCCACGCGCGCCGCATCGACCTCGTGGTCGTCCCGCGGATTGCGCGCCACCAGCTGCAACCCCCGCGCACGCGCGAACTCGCCGAACGTGACCATGGCCCGGAAGACATCGGGGACTGCACCAGCACCATGCACGAACTCCGGTGACAGGCGAACATACGTCGGCCGGGCCGCGGCGAGGAGTTCGAGCATCGTCCGCCCCCACAGGTCCCGCACCTCCACCATCGACGGGATCCCCAGCTCGTTGGCGCTGGCCAGGGCGTGCCGCAGGAGCCCGGCGTCGAACGTTGCCGGCGTCAAGGCGAGCGTGAGCATCGAGCGCGATCGGGACGACGCAATGGTGCGCAGCACCGGCTGCACATAGACATCGAAATCACGCAAGCCATCCACGTCGGAGTAGATGGCGTACGCCGACAGCACCAGCTCCTTTCGCCGTTCGTGCAGGAGCGCACGCTCGGCGCAGTTGTTCGGGACCGTCAGCTTCCAGAGCGATTCGCGCGCGAGGACGACGCGCGGCTTCGGCTGCAATGGTTGCGGATCCACGGCGCGATGCCTCAGGCGGCGATAGAGTGACACAGCACCCTCGCCAACCGCGCCGTCGGAAGATGACGCTCAAGTACCTGATCGAACCCGGGAAGCGCACCCGCGTTCGGTCCCCCCTCCGAGCACTCCACGGCGAGCGCGACGAGGCGCGCCATCGGCAGCCGGAGTCGGCTCTCGAAGGCCAGCGCG
This genomic interval carries:
- a CDS encoding D-amino acid aminotransferase; translated protein: MSSIVYLNGEYLPRGEAKLSVDERGFFFGDGVYEVTRAVDGRLFESGRHMTRLARGLRELRLEPSISLAEIEAVSLELLKRNDITSGEGTVYLQITRGAAPRTHHFPPAGTPCTVFLSAQRFSLPTEKRSNGIAVVTYPDIRWSRCDIKTVNLLAAVMAKQHAVDHGVFEAIFVRESAVTEGSHTNVFGVIDGELRTYPSSNLILPGITRDVVLEVARELGMAVNETPFHLHHLPQLQEAFLTGTTTDVMPIVSIDGAPVGDGKPGKVSMALYDALAARIYGAVPAGGR
- a CDS encoding beta-propeller fold lactonase family protein, with protein sequence MRVSLLSTRAVVAALALAGAIAASTFLAALLPAQPARPALIVLNKSDAKASIVDLATATIVRTFPTGDGPHEVAVSPDGATAVVTNYGNQGPGNSLTVLDLAGKAAPRTISLGDWRRPHGIVWLKDGRRVLVTSELGKALLVVDVAAGTVATAIPTEQNLSHMVALAPDERTAYTANIGSGSVSKVDLAAGKTVRVKVTGKGPEAIDVSPDGKEVWAADRNLDYLTILDAATMDSLGSLPTMRFPNRLKFTLDGKRALVSNAAAGTITVYDVARRAQVATITIPFDPSKKKAEAVLGDMGNSAVPLGILMDPNGKRAWVATAALGEVVELDLATLSVTRTINAGNNPDGMAFIARLP
- a CDS encoding asparaginase is translated as MARAATRALLPALALAATSSLGAQGAPPRVHVLATGGTISNIGDGGRRSGRELADAIPDLGRLATVTVEQFSNVASGSVTQAMWRALAARIRQLQSGDGAPAGYVITHGTDTMEETAYFLSLTVGGCEPVILTGAMRQANWAGADGPANLRNAVRTAVAPLARGRGTLVLMNDEIFAARDVTKSNTTRLNAFTAPDAGVLGLADPDTLVFHRPPPAQPSGRCAAPRFDLKRIGEFPRVDVVYAYIGADSVQVDALVNAGARGLVLAGVGRGGATPAMSRALERATQRGVTVVISNRTGSGRVGMGRGSGSRDASSQGRDAATGATIGATIGATDLNPQKARILLMLALGVGLDAGAMADVFDAR
- a CDS encoding amidohydrolase family protein, yielding MVRERKEQGADLVKIFASTSQRVGARPTLTQAQLAVLCGEARSLGMRTMVHAYRSQVAAAALAGCTQVEHMTYATREEIATAAKAGAYLSPQVGLVVQNYLANKARYLGVGNYTEEGMATMGRDQPLDFEVCRYAMAAPGAQVVFSTDATAGAHGRNADEFIGRIEHCAQAPMAALVSAQSLAARAIGMGDRIGTLAAGYDADVIALDGDPRSDPTAVRRVVFVMRGGVIYKWSGLAAGRRR
- the ggt gene encoding gamma-glutamyltransferase, which gives rise to MPTPLDSSSVTPRTLRRAALPSLAFLAMLPSQSDAQSTAAAPLPVVGRSMVTTTLGIVASSSPLAARSGTQILEQGGNAIDAAIAANAVIALTEPSGDGIGGDLFAIVYEAKTGRLHGLNAAGWSPRGLDAAMLRAKGETRVHGIHAVTVPGAVAGWQALHDRFGTLGFAALLAPAIHYAEHGFPVTEQVARMWGNAVAKLSANPYTRATFLLDGGRAPREGDVFRNPDLAATLRRIAASGRDGFYTGPVAEAIVRLSREEGGTLQLDDLRELQPDWVDPISTTYRGWTVYELPAPTQGIAALMMLNLMEQFPMQAWGFHSTRALHTMIEAKKLAYADMLRYTADPHFTTVPARAMLDKAKAAERAKAINPARATCDVPPAQYASVSGVKGSETIYLTVVDKDGNIVSLIQSIYSEFGSGLTAPGTGVLLHNRGSLFSLDANAVNVLAPRKRPLHTIIPGFMEKDGVRIGFGIMGGWNQSQAHAQFVSNIADHGMTIQQALEAGRFSKSSFEGCDVNVETLVPASVRAELKAMGHDVRDVGPRSSVFGWGQAVLRTPGGVNFGASEPRHDGQAAPQGTPLPAPPRR
- a CDS encoding response regulator, with the translated sequence MTAVPPVGERLPPESKSCSFLDLTSEGIWHACATPGIAITLPVEEQVRLILRDGVMVECNDAMARMCGLRKGPQLTGLRIGQLIAEGDPQNQDYLSAFVRNGYRLEGHESIERTVDGTRRIVLNSLVGIVRDGMLVEAWGSQTDITEHKRAEAQARQAQAMDAVSRLAGSVAHDFNNLLTTILTSVELLLDQFDSASPARSDAEEIRRSARRGAELTRQLLALSRQQVLAPRPIDVHALVRRIEGDIRNVFASTAKVDFTFGDGPGIAHVDMEELEQMLVHLATHAAEVIGERGAFAMDVRRDRVAEARAALPDLVAPGEYVAIRLQHSGVQLSSQIGPSLLEPFAGSEIPSLGSGLALATMYGFVRQSGGAVVLEPAQTGVSLTIYFPASSLPTPAMPSHLASDRSGRRTVLLAEDEPTVRLMMKRVLERAGFSVMQASNGEEALEIARAYDSTIDILVTDVIMPGMGGGELSRVLRRERPGIRILHVSGYTAGALRHHDVLQAGAAFLQKPFSPQTFLAKLQEILV
- a CDS encoding M20/M25/M40 family metallo-hydrolase produces the protein MSFRTHASSTAAATALLAVAALPLIAQQPAIPTTHPAVKAAMEQIQRDNAWTLEQQVSICEIPAPPFKEEKRGLEMKRRFEALGLSVTIDSIGNVIAERKGQGNGPTVAIAGHLDTVFPEGTDVKVKQDGSKYTAPGIGDDCRGLATVLAVARAMQAQKVQTPGTILFIANVGEEGPGNLRGMRYLFRKPPMKIDYFISVDGIGLGLTTGGVGSNRYLVQFVGPGGHSYGAFGMPSPIHAMGRAIAKMADFQVPRTPKTTFNVGIVSGGTSVNTISPMGQMEVDMRSESPDELAKVDAKFRAVLAAALREENARLPGSKDSVSLKITEMGFRPAAQVNDTSFIARTALAAGKSLGFTSRTGASSTDANIPMSLGIPAITISGGGIGSGAHAITESYDDGKEGWKGPQWALLIVSSLSGVGRATYTP
- a CDS encoding amidohydrolase family protein; the protein is MHTHSFVRNALTSVALVATASVLPARHAEAQVAPVPPPAPPARPMRLLTDLAFDGRGGVITRRTVTIANGRIAAIDSASPDAGAAVTQEASDTATTIDLRGYTVMPGWIDTHVHLDSHFDRSGRIATETEPAAEWALGIALAGWETLLGGFTTVQTVGDPSEGAVRDIVRDHGFRVRASSARSPPSSGRVTARGATSGCARWCASARSRGPTW